A single genomic interval of Deltaproteobacteria bacterium harbors:
- a CDS encoding transglycosylase SLT domain-containing protein: MIRRRVAQATARALGTLLLLVPPGADAAAPLRDEQLAPYFGRGLAGRGRTLLEAGRAKEAAALLDRAQRRVPPREREQARFLLAVALQRGGDFVRAAELFAALDGSYPLLRDYHRYFGAIALYRTRRFDRAAEVAAGVSRESPLSTDAQLVRADALRALGRIDESAAIWRDYLARHPKGKRVGEAHFRVAEALQKGAAAAGPEARARLAEALGHYVQILVRSPLSSVAQEAEKQAQALALLVGQGARTVQLTPEQRYEQSLLYYQAMRNQAAEAGFAAVLKEGAALRPEVRCRAAYYQADSVFKQRQPDRAEPLFLATAQSCRAAGDLDLVVKALYKRARGLMRKKAYQAAADQFAAIEKEFPKHSYADDARMLAAEAYDELGQETKVTELLEALPRDYPQGDMVREALWRVARQAYLKQDYQAALRHLDHTIDKLGRAGVYYAEGQALYWKARILERLRRPKEAAPTYERCLREYPLTYYALLSFNRLREGHPALFKKLQKELLAPVGRRTGSWALPTGAFTRTPAFARGVELARLGLSDEAGREFAKAGLAMRGNGPLPEAWVAAALLDRAGLWHLSHQVPRSRDASYKRTPPLDENYRRWTIAYPRAFPALVEQAARTTRLPPGLILAVMREESGFVNVLESYANAIGLMQLILPTAKAAGSRHKLAVDRTALQDPAVNIKLGSTFLSWLMQTFSGCPPLAIAGYNAGQGAVFRWLKRFGSGALDELVERIPFDQTRRYTKRVLASFFAYTVLYGRGERLPRIPLRIPAYQHRSFERVGN; encoded by the coding sequence GTGATACGCCGTCGGGTCGCCCAGGCCACTGCCCGCGCGCTGGGGACGCTGTTGCTGCTCGTGCCCCCGGGTGCCGACGCCGCCGCACCCCTTCGCGACGAGCAGCTCGCGCCGTACTTCGGTCGAGGGCTCGCCGGTCGCGGGCGGACCCTGCTCGAAGCGGGCCGTGCGAAGGAGGCTGCCGCGCTCCTAGACCGAGCTCAGAGGCGCGTCCCGCCGCGCGAGCGGGAGCAGGCGCGCTTCCTCCTCGCCGTGGCCCTCCAGCGGGGCGGTGACTTCGTCCGTGCGGCCGAGCTCTTCGCCGCGCTCGACGGCAGCTACCCCCTGCTCCGCGACTACCACCGCTACTTCGGCGCCATCGCGCTCTACCGCACCCGGCGCTTCGACCGCGCGGCCGAGGTCGCGGCAGGGGTGAGCCGCGAGAGCCCCCTTTCCACCGACGCGCAGCTCGTCCGCGCCGACGCCCTTCGCGCGCTCGGGCGCATCGACGAGAGCGCCGCCATCTGGCGCGACTACCTCGCGCGACACCCGAAGGGCAAACGCGTAGGAGAAGCTCACTTCCGCGTGGCCGAGGCGCTGCAGAAGGGCGCGGCGGCAGCCGGCCCCGAGGCGCGCGCGCGCTTGGCCGAGGCGCTCGGCCACTACGTGCAGATCCTCGTCAGGTCTCCCCTCTCGAGCGTGGCGCAGGAGGCCGAGAAGCAGGCGCAGGCCCTGGCCCTGCTCGTGGGCCAGGGGGCGCGCACCGTACAGCTCACACCCGAGCAGCGCTACGAGCAATCCCTCCTCTATTACCAGGCCATGCGGAACCAGGCCGCCGAGGCCGGCTTCGCCGCCGTGCTGAAGGAAGGCGCCGCCCTGCGCCCGGAGGTCCGCTGCCGCGCGGCCTACTACCAGGCCGACAGCGTCTTCAAGCAGCGCCAGCCCGACCGCGCCGAGCCGCTCTTTCTCGCCACCGCCCAGAGCTGCCGCGCTGCGGGCGACCTGGACCTGGTGGTGAAGGCCCTCTACAAGCGGGCCCGAGGGCTGATGCGCAAGAAGGCCTACCAGGCGGCCGCCGACCAGTTCGCGGCCATCGAAAAGGAGTTCCCGAAACACAGCTACGCCGACGACGCGCGGATGCTCGCCGCCGAGGCCTACGACGAGCTAGGGCAAGAGACGAAGGTCACCGAGCTCCTCGAGGCCCTCCCCAGGGACTATCCCCAGGGGGACATGGTCCGCGAGGCCCTCTGGCGCGTCGCCCGGCAGGCCTACCTGAAGCAGGACTACCAGGCCGCGCTCAGGCACCTCGACCACACCATCGACAAGCTCGGGCGCGCCGGCGTCTACTACGCGGAGGGTCAGGCCCTCTACTGGAAGGCCCGCATCCTGGAGCGCCTCCGACGGCCGAAGGAGGCCGCGCCAACCTACGAGCGCTGCCTGCGCGAGTACCCGCTCACCTACTACGCCCTGCTCTCCTTCAACCGACTACGCGAGGGGCATCCGGCCCTCTTCAAGAAGCTCCAGAAGGAGCTTCTCGCCCCCGTGGGCCGCCGCACCGGTAGCTGGGCTCTGCCTACCGGGGCCTTCACCCGCACCCCCGCCTTCGCCCGCGGCGTGGAGCTCGCGCGCCTTGGCCTCTCCGACGAGGCGGGGCGCGAGTTCGCCAAGGCGGGGCTGGCCATGCGCGGCAACGGCCCCCTGCCCGAGGCCTGGGTCGCCGCCGCGCTCCTCGACCGCGCGGGGCTCTGGCACCTCTCGCACCAGGTACCACGCAGCCGCGACGCCTCCTACAAGCGCACCCCCCCGCTCGACGAGAACTACCGCCGCTGGACCATCGCCTACCCGCGCGCCTTCCCCGCGCTCGTCGAGCAGGCCGCGCGCACGACCCGCCTCCCCCCGGGCCTGATCCTGGCCGTGATGCGCGAGGAGAGCGGCTTCGTGAACGTCCTCGAGTCCTACGCGAACGCCATCGGGCTGATGCAGCTCATCCTCCCCACGGCGAAGGCCGCCGGCTCGCGGCACAAGCTGGCGGTGGACCGCACCGCGCTGCAGGACCCGGCGGTGAACATCAAGCTCGGCAGCACCTTTCTGTCGTGGCTGATGCAGACCTTCTCGGGCTGCCCCCCCCTCGCCATCGCCGGCTACAACGCGGGCCAGGGGGCCGTCTTTCGCTGGCTGAAGCGCTTCGGCTCCGGGGCCCTCGACGAGCTCGTGGAGCGCATTCCGTTCGACCAGACGCGCCGCTACACCAAGCGCGTGCTGGCCAGCTTCTTCGCCTACACGGTGCTCTACGGGCGGGGGGAGCGGCTGCCGCGGATCCCACTCCGGATCCCGGCCTATCAGCACCGCTCCTTCGAACGCGTGGGGAACTAA
- the pilO gene encoding type 4a pilus biogenesis protein PilO, translated as MGISDLVEKYAQSPTKNKVAIIALVTVFFGAIFYFVLYSDLADQADRTAREIKDLTAQKADYEDKKQKYMAFRAEVNKLLEEQKELLKVLPTDAKISTFLQSIHAQAELAGLNILSYEQHTEVRKEFYAEIPVTLAVSGQYHKVTKFFHAMEKDLKRIVNIQDLKLGEGAPTEQGVVLKANFKAFTYRFLGEEAPPPAPPGAVPPPPGQNNLQKIIPPAPPPAGSAG; from the coding sequence ATGGGCATCTCGGACCTCGTCGAAAAATACGCGCAGTCTCCGACGAAGAACAAGGTCGCGATCATCGCGCTCGTGACCGTGTTTTTTGGCGCCATCTTCTATTTCGTGTTGTACTCGGACCTGGCCGATCAGGCGGACCGAACGGCACGAGAGATCAAGGATCTCACGGCACAGAAGGCCGACTACGAGGACAAGAAACAGAAGTACATGGCCTTCCGCGCCGAGGTGAACAAGCTGCTCGAGGAACAGAAGGAGCTGCTCAAGGTCTTGCCGACGGACGCGAAGATCTCGACCTTCTTGCAGTCGATCCACGCGCAGGCGGAGCTCGCGGGGCTGAACATCCTGAGCTACGAGCAGCACACCGAGGTGCGCAAGGAGTTCTACGCCGAGATCCCGGTGACGCTCGCGGTGAGCGGGCAGTACCACAAGGTCACCAAGTTCTTCCACGCGATGGAGAAGGACCTGAAGCGCATCGTCAACATCCAGGACCTGAAGCTCGGGGAGGGGGCGCCCACGGAGCAGGGGGTGGTGTTGAAGGCCAACTTCAAGGCGTTCACCTATCGCTTCCTGGGCGAGGAGGCGCCGCCCCCCGCTCCGCCGGGAGCCGTGCCGCCGCCCCCGGGACAGAACAACCTGCAGAAGATCATTCCGCCGGCACCGCCGCCCGCCGGTAGCGCGGGTTAG
- a CDS encoding PilN domain-containing protein, which yields MIRINLLPVRHIRKVHAGQRQLLLFIVLVVVEFGAMAGVYLLKDWEVESNKKQVATLQQEIEALKREVGDYDRLRQQRDRLISQRNVINTLQKARSGPVWMLKELSDILSVGKGPTVDQTRYETVLRKDPTMGFNPRWNARRLWFEKFEDRSGTIALEGKAKDYDDVAELMKRLGVSEYFADVQLIRNDQVMDPGLGIKVVKFSMTCKFKN from the coding sequence ATGATCCGCATCAACCTCTTACCGGTTCGCCACATCCGCAAGGTCCACGCGGGCCAGCGTCAGCTCCTGCTCTTCATCGTGCTGGTCGTGGTGGAGTTCGGCGCCATGGCCGGCGTGTACCTGCTCAAGGACTGGGAGGTGGAGAGCAACAAGAAGCAGGTGGCTACGCTGCAGCAGGAGATCGAGGCCCTGAAGCGGGAGGTGGGCGACTACGACCGGCTGCGGCAGCAGCGGGACCGGCTCATCTCGCAGCGCAACGTGATCAACACGCTGCAGAAGGCGCGCTCGGGGCCGGTGTGGATGCTCAAGGAGCTCTCCGACATCCTGAGCGTGGGCAAGGGGCCGACGGTCGACCAGACGCGCTACGAGACGGTGCTCCGCAAGGACCCCACGATGGGGTTCAACCCGCGCTGGAACGCGCGCCGGCTCTGGTTCGAGAAGTTCGAGGACCGCAGCGGGACGATCGCGCTCGAAGGCAAGGCGAAGGACTACGACGACGTGGCCGAGCTGATGAAGCGGCTGGGCGTCTCCGAGTACTTCGCCGACGTGCAGCTCATTCGCAACGACCAGGTCATGGATCCGGGGCTCGGGATCAAGGTGGTGAAGTTTTCCATGACCTGCAAGTTCAAGAACTAG
- a CDS encoding GGDEF domain-containing protein has translation MAKLPDSEEITAIPPGGAPAPADGSAPRHAQLLVLSGTHVGKVYPLSQEATLIGRDAEAQIQLMEAGISRKHALILRRPDGSYELRDAGSRNGTFLSGRRVEAAQPLADGDRVQVGSTSVLKFSYADELESRYARQLYDAALRDPLTGAFNRRYLDERLRAELAFSTRHKAPLALLVADVDHLSELNERLGTTATDRLLGQLGALLAQVIRTEDVLARMQGGEFAVLGRNTDVSRAPILAERIRHHVAQHYFLLDATTEQLTVSVGAVAMPEIGAHTAEELLAAADQALRQAKAQGRNCVITRRTSRGAPGGTGTPPTPRRP, from the coding sequence ATGGCCAAGCTCCCCGACAGCGAGGAGATCACCGCGATCCCGCCGGGCGGAGCTCCTGCGCCGGCCGACGGGTCGGCACCGCGGCACGCCCAGCTCCTCGTCCTCAGCGGCACGCACGTCGGGAAGGTCTATCCGCTCAGCCAGGAAGCCACGCTCATCGGCCGCGACGCCGAGGCGCAGATCCAGCTCATGGAGGCGGGGATCTCTCGCAAGCACGCGCTCATCCTGCGGCGGCCAGACGGAAGCTACGAGCTGCGCGACGCGGGGAGCCGCAACGGCACCTTCCTCTCCGGCCGACGCGTGGAGGCGGCCCAGCCCCTCGCCGACGGCGATCGCGTGCAGGTGGGCTCCACGAGCGTGCTGAAGTTCAGCTACGCCGACGAGCTCGAGAGCCGCTACGCGCGTCAGCTCTACGACGCCGCCCTGCGCGACCCGCTCACGGGCGCCTTCAACCGCCGCTATCTCGACGAGCGACTGCGGGCCGAGCTGGCCTTCTCGACCCGGCACAAGGCCCCGCTCGCGTTGCTCGTGGCTGACGTGGATCACCTGAGCGAGCTCAACGAGCGCCTCGGTACGACCGCGACCGATCGCCTCCTCGGCCAGCTCGGAGCGCTGCTCGCCCAGGTCATCCGCACGGAAGATGTGCTGGCGCGCATGCAGGGGGGGGAGTTCGCGGTGCTCGGCCGTAACACCGACGTGTCGCGCGCCCCGATCCTCGCCGAGCGCATCCGCCACCACGTGGCGCAGCACTACTTCCTCCTCGACGCGACCACGGAACAGCTCACCGTGAGCGTGGGCGCCGTGGCCATGCCCGAGATCGGGGCGCACACCGCCGAGGAGCTCCTCGCGGCGGCGGATCAGGCCCTGCGCCAGGCCAAGGCGCAGGGGCGGAACTGCGTCATCACCCGGCGGACGTCGAGAGGCGCCCCGGGAGGGACCGGCACGCCGCCGACCCCGCGTCGTCCGTGA
- a CDS encoding pilus assembly protein PilP, whose amino-acid sequence MRRVAILFCGVWACLALAACGDDAKPPEAAPSPAPPPAGAPPGGAPPGAPPAAAAGEVKKPGRPELTDEDFVESPANRDPFHSYLGEFAAPVRRVAKIQRKIILQRYALDELKLIAVVTGKTRPVAMFRDPTGLGVPVKRGDYISKNAGRVKEIYSDRVVIEIQEQSEDRQTMADRVIELHSKEEREASGDESSATQ is encoded by the coding sequence ATGAGACGCGTGGCCATCCTCTTCTGCGGTGTGTGGGCGTGCCTAGCGCTCGCAGCGTGCGGCGACGATGCGAAGCCTCCCGAGGCCGCACCCTCCCCGGCGCCACCCCCGGCGGGAGCGCCTCCGGGCGGAGCGCCTCCGGGTGCGCCGCCGGCTGCGGCGGCGGGCGAGGTGAAGAAGCCGGGGCGCCCCGAGCTCACCGACGAGGACTTTGTCGAGAGTCCGGCCAACCGCGACCCGTTCCACTCGTACCTCGGGGAGTTCGCGGCGCCGGTGCGACGGGTGGCGAAGATCCAGCGCAAGATCATCCTGCAGCGCTACGCGCTCGACGAGCTGAAGCTCATCGCCGTGGTGACGGGCAAGACGCGGCCGGTGGCCATGTTTCGGGACCCGACGGGGCTCGGAGTGCCGGTCAAGCGCGGGGACTACATCAGCAAGAACGCGGGGCGCGTGAAGGAGATTTATAGCGACCGCGTGGTGATCGAGATCCAGGAGCAGTCGGAAGATCGGCAGACGATGGCGGACCGGGTCATCGAGCTGCACTCCAAGGAGGAGCGAGAAGCCTCGGGCGACGAGAGCTCCGCGACCCAGTAG
- the pilQ gene encoding type IV pilus secretin PilQ — protein MSPLVLARRLTLVLLGVAPAVANAGPLNQVSKVVVSERGDNTVVELRGTTRALFSVFKLERPPRLTVDLANSALVGVSNLVDVDTWAVSQIATTQFRSDASTIARVMINFRRACHYTVRTDGERVVVTVVPHKGRPPSAMGASQADLNQARQAAAQAGQQAAQAQASAAQAQANAAQAQANAAQAQAKALQARGEAERARKDAERERTARGQKELALEQARKEITEQARAALAAQAAVEREKQSLERARREAEARQAEARRLRGELAEARGRAEQAPAAIAAAKRLIAEKAAAVAQAEARAQQALAARRAVERVVDRAEKKLKDAEAARLKAEGARAEADLARQKAESDRARAQQARLKAETEREKARAEAETLRRQAEVARAEVQSARAEGAVERARAAKLRKEVESARKAAELARKAADRTRAEAEATQAKAEQRATELAAEAAKERRRAEAARAQAEERAGALERSEAEVKARKAKVAEALATAKRLKAALAAALEREDAQAKAVAKARAEAEAARVASRGADAARKELDEGLAAAKARQVRLNAQIAGLTRELGEQRQRATLATSRLGELRRVAEAARAKVAAEREQAQKARAVAELKEAEGRLRSAEAAQKKADLAQARLAAEARRADAKRAEVAQAVAQGANRLALAERQAAQSVERARTAESQLRKSQTLLAEVKALRAQEEEKRQGVEQARRGELERLGRAEIERRKAERARGEAETALRRTQAELARMKSARVAEERQLERLERAKQAAAKQLAEVELKKARRVAALAARLGPAKGRAAVAFAAAGSAEAGAAAAARTPESRIRDIRFVDRPNGARVVIELDGEAQHQIQRGDGDLVLYLRGAKLPRLLQRTLDASEFKGPVRSVSSYVDPSASGTVQIKVAVAGAPRQRLERKGRLLVWDFDAGVPAPRPEGQASAAAATVQPLELESEKVAGVRARGPAGGGRRSYSGRRIDLDFKDADIHNILRLLSDVGNVNIITSDAVRGSVTIRMKNVPWDQALDVILRAKGLGQVREGNLLRVAPIQDLEKERESEIARQKQVLLLQPLETRLLPLSYAQASAVLPQLQYTMSPRGRLTFDERTNTIIARDIASNLNLVERMIRNLDTQTPQVMIEARIVEARTNFTRAFGIQWGGAFTASNATGNSTGLAFPNQIGVGGGTDDPNAPTRGILLGQAANPNFLVNMPAATGVGSGAAVGLTLGSINGAFNLNLRLSAAENSGDIRIISAPRITTLDNVEAHIEQGVTIPFSQITAVGVQTTFRDAKLNLTVKPHVTADGSIIMSVNVTRNEPDFVNTGPRGDPTILKKEAKTEMLVKDGDTAVIGGIYTTRDGRSWAKVPWFAEIPILGWLFKTRRESSDREEVLVFITPRIINRAQSIGGR, from the coding sequence ATGAGCCCATTGGTGCTGGCAAGACGACTCACCCTTGTACTGCTCGGGGTGGCTCCGGCGGTGGCGAACGCCGGGCCCCTGAACCAGGTCTCCAAGGTGGTGGTCAGCGAGCGCGGAGACAACACCGTGGTGGAGCTGCGCGGGACCACGCGCGCGCTCTTCTCGGTCTTCAAGCTCGAGAGGCCGCCGCGGTTGACGGTGGACCTCGCCAACAGCGCGCTGGTCGGCGTCTCCAACCTCGTGGACGTGGACACCTGGGCGGTGAGCCAGATCGCCACCACCCAGTTCCGGAGCGACGCGAGCACCATCGCCCGGGTCATGATCAACTTCCGGCGGGCGTGCCACTACACGGTGCGGACCGACGGCGAGCGGGTGGTCGTGACGGTGGTGCCGCACAAGGGGCGGCCGCCGTCGGCGATGGGGGCGAGCCAGGCGGACCTGAACCAGGCCAGACAGGCGGCGGCGCAAGCGGGGCAGCAGGCGGCCCAGGCGCAAGCGAGCGCGGCGCAGGCGCAAGCGAACGCGGCGCAGGCGCAAGCGAACGCGGCGCAGGCCCAGGCGAAGGCGCTTCAGGCGCGCGGCGAGGCGGAGCGCGCACGCAAGGACGCGGAGCGGGAGCGCACGGCGCGCGGACAGAAGGAGCTGGCGCTCGAGCAGGCGCGCAAGGAGATCACGGAGCAGGCCCGAGCGGCGCTGGCGGCGCAGGCCGCGGTGGAGCGCGAGAAGCAGAGCCTCGAGCGGGCGCGGCGGGAGGCCGAGGCGCGTCAGGCCGAGGCGCGGCGCCTGCGCGGCGAGCTGGCGGAGGCGCGGGGACGCGCGGAGCAGGCCCCGGCGGCGATCGCGGCGGCGAAGCGGCTCATCGCGGAGAAGGCGGCGGCCGTGGCTCAGGCCGAGGCGCGGGCCCAGCAGGCTCTGGCGGCGCGTCGGGCGGTAGAGCGCGTGGTGGACCGCGCGGAGAAGAAGCTCAAGGACGCCGAGGCTGCGCGGCTCAAGGCCGAGGGGGCCCGGGCGGAGGCCGACCTGGCCCGGCAGAAGGCGGAGAGCGACCGGGCACGGGCGCAGCAGGCCCGGCTGAAAGCGGAGACCGAGCGGGAGAAGGCGCGGGCCGAGGCGGAGACGCTGCGGCGGCAGGCCGAGGTGGCGCGGGCCGAGGTGCAGTCGGCGCGGGCCGAAGGGGCCGTGGAGCGAGCGCGCGCGGCCAAGCTGCGCAAGGAAGTGGAGTCGGCCCGGAAGGCGGCCGAGCTGGCGCGCAAGGCGGCGGACCGGACGCGTGCGGAGGCGGAAGCTACGCAGGCCAAGGCCGAGCAGCGCGCGACGGAGCTCGCCGCGGAAGCCGCGAAGGAGAGGCGGCGGGCCGAGGCGGCGCGGGCTCAGGCGGAAGAACGGGCCGGCGCGCTCGAGCGCAGCGAAGCCGAGGTGAAGGCGCGCAAGGCCAAGGTGGCCGAGGCGCTGGCGACGGCGAAGCGGCTGAAGGCGGCGCTCGCGGCCGCGCTCGAGCGGGAGGACGCGCAGGCGAAGGCCGTGGCCAAGGCGCGCGCGGAGGCGGAGGCGGCGCGGGTGGCCTCGCGTGGGGCCGATGCGGCGCGCAAGGAGCTCGACGAGGGGCTCGCGGCGGCCAAGGCCCGCCAGGTGCGGCTGAACGCGCAGATCGCGGGTCTGACGCGGGAGCTTGGCGAGCAGCGGCAGCGCGCGACTCTCGCCACGAGCCGGCTCGGGGAGCTGCGTCGGGTCGCTGAGGCGGCGCGGGCCAAGGTGGCGGCCGAGCGCGAGCAGGCGCAGAAGGCGCGGGCCGTGGCGGAGCTGAAGGAGGCCGAGGGGCGGCTCCGGTCGGCCGAGGCAGCGCAGAAGAAGGCCGACCTGGCGCAGGCCCGGCTGGCCGCTGAGGCTCGCCGCGCGGACGCGAAGCGGGCCGAGGTGGCGCAGGCCGTGGCGCAGGGGGCGAACCGGCTGGCTCTGGCGGAGCGGCAGGCTGCGCAGAGCGTGGAGCGCGCACGGACCGCCGAGTCGCAGCTCAGAAAGAGCCAGACTCTCCTCGCGGAGGTGAAGGCGCTGCGGGCCCAGGAAGAGGAGAAGCGGCAGGGGGTCGAGCAGGCCCGCCGCGGAGAGCTCGAGCGGCTCGGGCGCGCGGAGATCGAGCGGCGCAAGGCCGAGCGGGCCCGAGGCGAGGCCGAGACGGCGCTCCGGCGGACGCAGGCCGAGCTGGCCCGGATGAAGAGCGCGCGCGTGGCCGAGGAAAGGCAGCTCGAGCGGCTCGAACGCGCCAAGCAGGCAGCGGCGAAGCAGCTCGCCGAGGTGGAGCTCAAGAAGGCGCGGCGCGTGGCAGCGCTGGCGGCGCGACTCGGGCCGGCGAAGGGCCGGGCGGCGGTGGCCTTCGCGGCGGCCGGGTCGGCCGAGGCGGGGGCGGCGGCAGCGGCGCGCACTCCCGAGAGTCGCATCCGGGACATCCGGTTCGTGGACCGGCCGAACGGGGCGCGGGTGGTGATCGAGCTGGACGGGGAGGCGCAGCACCAGATCCAGCGCGGCGACGGGGACCTGGTCCTCTACCTGCGCGGGGCGAAGCTCCCGCGGCTCTTGCAGCGCACGCTCGACGCGAGCGAGTTCAAGGGGCCCGTCCGGAGCGTGAGCTCCTACGTGGACCCGAGCGCCTCGGGGACCGTGCAGATCAAGGTGGCCGTGGCGGGCGCGCCGAGGCAGCGGCTCGAGCGCAAGGGGCGGCTCCTCGTCTGGGATTTCGACGCGGGGGTTCCGGCGCCCCGCCCCGAGGGGCAGGCGAGCGCGGCCGCGGCGACGGTGCAGCCGCTCGAGCTGGAGAGCGAGAAGGTGGCCGGTGTGCGGGCCCGGGGCCCGGCGGGAGGCGGGCGGCGCAGCTACAGCGGCCGCCGCATCGACCTCGACTTCAAGGACGCCGACATCCACAACATCCTGCGGCTTCTGTCTGACGTCGGGAACGTGAACATCATCACGAGCGACGCGGTGCGGGGGTCGGTCACGATCCGGATGAAGAACGTGCCGTGGGATCAGGCTCTCGACGTGATCCTGCGGGCCAAGGGCCTCGGGCAGGTGCGCGAGGGCAATCTGCTTCGGGTGGCGCCGATCCAGGACCTCGAGAAGGAGCGGGAGTCCGAGATCGCGCGGCAGAAGCAGGTCCTCTTGCTCCAGCCGCTCGAGACGCGGCTTCTGCCCCTGAGCTACGCCCAGGCCTCGGCGGTGCTGCCGCAGCTCCAGTACACCATGAGCCCGCGGGGGAGGCTGACCTTCGACGAGCGCACGAACACGATCATCGCGCGGGACATCGCGAGCAACCTGAACCTTGTCGAGCGGATGATCCGCAACCTGGATACGCAGACGCCGCAGGTGATGATCGAGGCGCGAATCGTCGAGGCGCGCACGAACTTCACCCGCGCCTTCGGCATCCAGTGGGGCGGCGCCTTCACGGCGAGCAACGCCACGGGTAACTCGACCGGCCTCGCCTTCCCGAATCAGATCGGAGTGGGCGGCGGGACCGACGATCCGAACGCGCCGACGCGGGGCATCCTGCTCGGCCAGGCGGCTAATCCGAACTTCCTCGTGAACATGCCTGCCGCGACCGGCGTGGGTTCCGGCGCCGCGGTGGGTCTCACGCTCGGCTCGATCAACGGGGCGTTCAACCTGAACCTGCGCCTCTCGGCGGCCGAGAACTCCGGCGACATCCGCATCATCAGCGCGCCGCGGATCACGACCCTCGACAACGTGGAGGCGCACATCGAGCAGGGCGTGACGATCCCCTTCTCGCAGATCACCGCGGTGGGCGTGCAGACCACCTTCCGCGACGCCAAGTTGAACCTGACGGTCAAGCCGCACGTCACGGCGGACGGCAGCATCATCATGAGCGTCAACGTCACGCGGAACGAGCCGGACTTCGTCAACACGGGACCCCGCGGCGACCCGACGATCTTGAAGAAGGAAGCCAAGACCGAGATGCTGGTCAAGGACGGCGATACAGCGGTGATCGGCGGCATCTACACCACTCGAGACGGCCGAAGCTGGGCCAAGGTGCCCTGGTTCGCGGAGATCCCGATTCTGGGCTGGCTCTTCAAGACGCGGCGGGAGTCGAGCGACCGCGAGGAAGTGCTGGTGTTCATCACCCCGCGCATCATCAACCGCGCGCAGAGCATCGGTGGTCGCTAA